A genomic stretch from Arachis stenosperma cultivar V10309 chromosome 3, arast.V10309.gnm1.PFL2, whole genome shotgun sequence includes:
- the LOC130967616 gene encoding transcription elongation factor 1 homolog isoform X1, which yields MLAIKNLIRICGMGKRKAKSKPPPKKRMDKLDTVFSCPFCNHGTSVECRIDMKNLIGEASCRICQESFSTTVTALSEPIDIYSEWIDECERVNNPEDDGA from the exons ATGCTAGCTATTAAAAATCTG ATCAGGATTTGTGGGATGGGAAAGAGGAAGGCAAAGTCGAAGCCACCTCCAAAGAAGCGAATGGATAAGCTGGACACTGTCTTCAGCTGCCCTTTCTGCAATCATGGCACCAGTGTTGAATGTCGCATTGATATGAAGAACTTGATCGGGGAAGCTTCTTGCAGAATATGCCAAGAGAGCTTTAGCACTACTGTCACAG CTTTATCGGAGCCAATTGACAT ATACAGTGAGTGGATTGATGAATGTGAACGGGTGAACAACCCGGAAGATGACGGTGCTTAG
- the LOC130967616 gene encoding transcription elongation factor 1 homolog isoform X2, with protein sequence MGKRKAKSKPPPKKRMDKLDTVFSCPFCNHGTSVECRIDMKNLIGEASCRICQESFSTTVTALSEPIDIYSEWIDECERVNNPEDDGA encoded by the exons ATGGGAAAGAGGAAGGCAAAGTCGAAGCCACCTCCAAAGAAGCGAATGGATAAGCTGGACACTGTCTTCAGCTGCCCTTTCTGCAATCATGGCACCAGTGTTGAATGTCGCATTGATATGAAGAACTTGATCGGGGAAGCTTCTTGCAGAATATGCCAAGAGAGCTTTAGCACTACTGTCACAG CTTTATCGGAGCCAATTGACAT ATACAGTGAGTGGATTGATGAATGTGAACGGGTGAACAACCCGGAAGATGACGGTGCTTAG